From Trichoderma atroviride chromosome 1, complete sequence, one genomic window encodes:
- a CDS encoding uncharacterized protein (TransMembrane:1 (o16-37i)) codes for MFSFSPETETSIWELFFPRCSCFLFGAIQLGIISVTLQIKHLEESHKPAESSRSVVHLSEPPQFLNFLMELLSHGTCFCSCCYKMPWHAIDNSGRTKTKSVLVGVWIYAVLQLRGIHFWHRA; via the exons atgttttctttttcaccAGAGACGGAAACAAGCATATGggaactttttttccctcgctgcagctgctttcTCTTCGGGGCCATCCAACTTGGTATAATCTCCGTGACACTGCAAATCAAGCACTTGGAGGAATCACATAAACCCGCCGAAAGTTCCCGCTCGGTTGTCCATCTCTCCGAGCCTCCTCAGTTTTTGAACTTCCTAATGGAGCTTCTTTCCCATGGCACATGTTTCTGTTCTTGCTGCTACAAAATGCCATGGCATGCTATTGACAATAGTGGTAGGACGAAAACAAAATCTGTGCTTGTAGGTGTGTGGATAT ATGCAGTACTGCAGCTCCGAGGCATCCATTTCTGGCACCGAGCTTGA
- a CDS encoding uncharacterized protein (BUSCO:EOG092D0L00), with protein sequence MNAIQQKCRPKHQVLVLKCYPRTTKGAVDVKPNSSELSYLLYYATSRRSKIQKIGAFLEKKTASDVWRMRIGNVQVTLGILAALVEKSPKDAALIAPCILKILDLILRSNDITMIESSLPTWEAFCEHHDASSLFADQAYLSHYVSIVRSYAQLASTHHITKQSAASRPVQMRWRNAGLGAIKCIAISDAMSSVSGRQIDVIVPMILENLWTQDETLLDILLDRVEVEEKVDTEKLLRRRTSVATVQAPDSGGDANPLAISGTANDVDKMAEEDTGVLAMQCLKSIFVVPSRLQIHSGTAALLRFILERVKQGEKVMTSSDAENGYDQGWAIDIFSIIARWAPVQDRYVILVMALDMLTHTPMRDDNLDQHITLTAMIESLLRSDINLIGLSVMDVLFGLIKQIKKLFALSNIGSRAETPSDKVATDSDVDHSPQQVQRRALLGRLEQCIGDLASHIYYADQVSDMIAAMVGRLKPSRSSSAPSTPQGEKTEGNEQSSNASPPSATATADLAEGQASNPADVYFSYTSGRISALRIVKIILHVANPKAKISTNADLSRSRVPAQVWEGTQWLLRDPSGLVRRAYVDALLTWLDLETTPADLLARDEALEPHKSTAAGILAAAKNARDLPNSARRVVSNASNKDRQPRTRRSQFLAQLHLAIYDNALHFVEFDNDLALLHSLLARLALRLGVNAVRYGVPMIYRLQEEILAVEQPIHKVRIAAVCHGYFWILTDKFEFEGSAVGRAIGNEVARRKNKGFWVPGIQVPALPIDQIGPLGQAAPPPEWDLSLLETEELLPFDDRASLIQCIAVGYEENTSWPPNSPTASPGRMLSGPILNIPMSHGTSSTPATPERSLELPNTYREQMMTEWSREQVAAALAAEGKTESINGSRTGTVATTGLRNLTVSTAGGNNGYLPYSPYGSQHNLRPHSSQAHMMPDQNHLGASPRFRQGSIRSGISQTVSSSSKAGVASVEQLKRVLSGNASPNAFGSEDDSAESMVSYDYSPSEKSFSPTGTDSDRPTTSADGFSKRSRSGSSGAPLSSGSRRESVPKLHLNGEREENGEVGAVVPPRAAASQPQLPF encoded by the exons ATGAACGCCATACAGCAGAAATGCCGCCCGAAGCATCAGGTCCTGGTGCTCAAGTGCTATCCGCGAACCACAAAGGGAGCTGTTGATGTCAAGCCCAACAGCAGCGAGCTGAGCTATCTACTCTACTACGCGACCAGCCGACGGTCCAAGATCCAGAAGATTGGCGCTTttctggagaagaagacggccagCGATGTCTGGCGAATGCGCATCGG CAATGTGCAGGTTACTCTCGGAATCCTCGCCGCGCTGGTCGAGAAGTCGCCCAAGGATGCTGCCCTCATCGCGCCGTGCATCCTCAAGATCCTCGACCTGATCCTTCGATCCAACGACATCACCATGATCGAATCCTCTCTCCCGACGTGGGAGGCCTTTTGTGAGCACCACGATGCGTCCTCCCTCTTCGCCGACCAGGCATACCTCAGCCACTACGTGTCTATTGTCCGATCCTACGCGCAGCTTGCCTCGACCCATCACATAACAAAGCAAAGCGCCGCGAGCCGGCCTGTTCAGATGCGATGGAGGAACGCTGGGCTAGGCGCCATCAAGTGCATAGCGATCAGCGATGCTATGTCCTCCGTGAGCGGACGCCAGATCGACGTCATTGTGCCCATGATATTGGAGAATCTGTGGACCCAAGACGAGACACTACTCGACATACTGCTGGACCGCGTAGAGGTGGAGGAAAAGGTCGACACGGAGAAGCTTCTGCGGCGCAGGACGAGCGTCGCCACGGTCCAAGCCCCGGATTCAGGCGGCGACGCAAACCCGCTTGCTATTTCAGGAACGGCCAATGATGTCGACAAGATGGCCGAGGAGGACACCGGCGTCTTGGCCATGCAGTGCCTCAAGAGCATATTTGTCGTGCCGTCTCGGCTGCAGATCCATTCGGGGACGGCCGCCCTGCTTAGATTCATCCTGGAGCGCGTAAAGCAGGGAGAAAAAGTCATGACCAGCTCTGACGCCGAGAATGGATACGACCAGGGCTGGGCAATCgacatcttcagcatcattGCCCGCTGGGCTCCCGTACAGGACCGATATGTCATTCTAGTGATGGCGCTTGACATGCTCACCCACACCCCCATGCGAGACGACAACCTGGACCAGCATATAACCCTGACGGCCATGATTGAGTCATTGTTGAGGTCCGATATCAATCTCATCGGCCTGAGCGTCATGGACGTTCTTTTTGGTCTCATCAAGCAAATCAAGAAGCTCTTTGCGCTGTCAAATATCGGAAGCCGAGCAGAGACACCTAGCGACAAGGTGGCGACCGACAGCGACGTGGACCACAGCCCCCAACAAGTGCAGCGCAGGGCGCTTCTGGGACGGCTGGAGCAGTGCATTGGAGACCTTGCTAGCCACATATACTACGCCGACCAGGTCTCGGACATGATTGCTGCCATGGTTGGCCGGTTAAAGCCCAGCCGGTCGTCGAGCGCTCCCTCAACGCCACAGGGCGAGAAGACGGAGGGCaacgagcagagcagcaacgCCTCGCCTCCCTCAGCTACGGCCACTGCGGATCTGGCCGAGGGCCAGGCATCTAACCCGGCGGATGTCTACTTTTCCTACACATCAGGACGCATCTCTGCGCTCCGTATTGTCAAAATCATTCTTCACGTCGCCAAtcccaaggccaagatcagCACCAACGCCGATTTGAGCCGGAGCCGAGTGCCGGCTCAGGTATGGGAAGGCActcaatggcttcttcgcGATCCTTCGGGTCTGGTACGGAGAGCCTACGTCGATGCCTTGCTCACCTGGCTGGATCTGGAGACCACTCCCGCCGATCTGCTAGCCAGAGATGAGGCGCTTGAACCTCACAAGTCTACAGCCGCAGGCAttctcgccgctgccaaaAATGCCCGCGATCTCCCCAACAGTGCCCGGCGCGTCGTATCCAATGCCTCGAACAAGGACCGCCAACCCAGAACCCGGCGTTCGCAGTTCCTCGCGCAGCTTCATCTGGCCATCTACGACAACGCCCTTCACTTTGTCGAGTTTGACAATGACCTTGCCTTGCTTCACTCGCTGCTGGCCAGGCTTGCGCTACGTCTTGGCGTCAATGCCGTTAGGTACGGCGTGCCCATGATTTACCGCCTGCAAGAAGAAATCCTGGCGGTCGAACAGCCCATCCACAAGGTGCGAATAGCCGCTGTGTGCCACGGCTATTTCTGGATCTTGACCGACAAATTCGAGTTTGAAGGGTCTGCAGTAGGCCGGGCGATTGGAAACGAAGTTGCCCGACGCAAGAACAAGGGCTTTTGGGTACCAGGCATCCAAGTCCCGGCGCTGCCCATCGACCAGATTGGCCCGCTGGGACAGGCGGCGCCTCCCCCTGAGTGGGACCTCAGCCTTCTCGAGACGGAAGAGCTTCTGCCGTTTGACGATAGAGCTTCCCTCATCCAGTGTATCGCTGTGGGCTATGAAGAAAACACGTCATGGCCACCAAACAGCCCAACCGCTTCTCCCGGCCGAATGCTTTCCGGTCCTATTCTCAACATCCCAATGAGTCACGGAACCTCGTCCACACCCGCAACTCCCGAGAGATCGCTGGAACTCCCGAATACATACCGCGAACAGATGATGACGGAGTGGTCAAGAGAGCAAGTAGCTGCCGCCTTGGCTGCCGAGGGCAAGACGGAATCGATCAATGGCTCTCGTACGGGAACTGTGGCCACCACAGGCCTCAGGAACCTGACCGTCAGCACTGCCGGTGGCAACAATGGCTACCTGCCATACTCGCCTTACGGCAGCCAACACAACCTGCGGCCGCATTCCTCTCAGGCACACATGATGCCGGACCAAAACCATCTCGGGGCGTCTCCCAGGTTCCGGCAAGGCAGCATCCGAAGCGGCATCTCACAGACGGTATCATCGTCGAGCAAGGCTGGTGTTGCATCTGTGGAACAGCTCAAGCGCGTGCTCTCTGGCAACGCTTCTCCTAATGCCTTTGGGTCTGAAGATGATAGCGCCGAGAGCATGGTGAGCTATGACTACAGTCCGTCGGAAAAGAGCTTCAGCCCGACAGGCACAGACTCGGACCGGCCAACCACCTCGGCTGACGGCTTCAGCAAGAGGTCGAGGTCTGGCAGCTCTGGTGCCCCGCTTAGCTCTGGTTCGAGGCGTGAGAGTGTACCGAAACTTCATTTGAACGGCGAACGAGAGGAAAATGGAGAAGTTGGAGCTGTAGTCCCCCCCCGTGCCGCCGCTTCCCAACCTCAGCTCCCTTTCTGA
- a CDS encoding uncharacterized protein (EggNog:ENOG41~TransMembrane:1 (i185-209o)), translating into MASYDDDIHRQQYHPSNSIPDAAYPDDSPFRLQLQSNYAGGGLPTGPSHPMPGFTPLGPHAGNQSGYQSQHQVQPHQQGTWQPYDIPSSPPPPYDPSQAPSAYSYPQNDATTTAAQPTNSHAQAGGIEMMPLQTIPTSTSPTHLAPLAPGASTSALTQASHAAEDPYKLDAATMERRRKQRRLKVCIIVMAIVFFFCGALIIGIALGVVKGALNNHQPPDHDDHGF; encoded by the coding sequence ATGGCTTCATACGATGACGACATCCATCGGCAGCAGTATCACCCCTCAAACTCGATTCCAGATGCTGCCTATCCAGATGACTCGCCAttccggctccagctccagtcaAACTATGCCGGCGGGGGGCTCCCGACTGGCCCTTCGCATCCCATGCCCGGATTTACGCCTCTGGGTCCCCATGCAGGGAACCAGTCTGGATATCAGTCTCAGCATCAAGTCCAGCCTCACCAACAGGGAACTTGGCAGCCCTATGACATTCCCAGcagccctcctcctccgtaTGACCCGAGTCAAGCCCCGAGCGCATACTCGTATCCACAGAACGATGCGACAACCACTGCTGCGCAGCCCACGAATTCACACGCCCAAGCTGGAGGAATCGAGATGATGCCCTTGCAAACCATACCGACGTCGACGTCGCCAACTCACTTGGCGCCTCTGGCGCCCGGGGCGTCAACCTCGGCATTGACCCAGGCGAGCCATGCTGCTGAAGACCCCTACAAACTAGACGCGGCGACCATGGAGCGTAGACGCAAGCAAAGACGCCTCAAAGTGtgcatcatcgtcatggccatcgtattcttcttctgtggCGCGTTGATCATAGGTATAGCCCTGGGAGTTGTCAAAGGAGCACTCAACAACCACCAACCGCCTGACCACGACGACCACGGCTTCTAA